A single region of the Anaerolineales bacterium genome encodes:
- a CDS encoding glycosyltransferase family 2 protein: MIIPALNEERRLPLSLEKIDAFLKTQAFSAEVVVVENGSTDRTVQVVEDFIRDHPYVRILAGEPRGKGRAVRRGMLAARGAFRFLCDADLSMPIEELVHFIPPHLDVDLAIGSREAKGAIRHGEPMHRHWMGRILNMMVQLFALPRFNDTQCGFKAVRGHVADDLFSVSQINGIGFDVELIYIAQKRGYSVAEVPINWYYNDDSKMRLVQDSLGIIREIFQVRRNWREGVYAKQPQHTAQEPAKIV, from the coding sequence ATCATCATTCCGGCGTTAAACGAAGAACGCCGTCTTCCCCTCAGCCTTGAAAAGATCGACGCCTTCTTAAAAACACAGGCGTTTAGCGCCGAGGTTGTCGTTGTTGAAAATGGCAGCACAGACCGTACCGTACAGGTCGTGGAGGATTTCATCCGCGATCATCCCTATGTGCGCATTTTAGCCGGCGAACCACGCGGCAAGGGGCGGGCGGTGCGGCGCGGCATGTTGGCGGCACGGGGGGCGTTTCGTTTCCTGTGTGATGCCGATCTCTCCATGCCCATTGAGGAACTCGTTCATTTCATCCCCCCACACCTTGATGTTGATCTCGCCATTGGCTCGCGGGAGGCAAAAGGGGCAATCCGTCATGGAGAACCCATGCACCGCCATTGGATGGGGCGCATTTTGAACATGATGGTGCAGCTTTTCGCCCTCCCTCGCTTTAATGATACGCAGTGTGGATTCAAGGCAGTGCGCGGGCATGTTGCCGACGATCTGTTCTCTGTCAGCCAGATCAACGGGATCGGCTTTGATGTGGAGTTGATCTACATTGCCCAAAAGCGCGGTTATTCTGTTGCCGAAGTGCCGATCAACTGGTATTACAACGACGATAGCAAAATGCGTCTCGTCCAAGATTCGCTTGGCATTATCCGTGAAATTTTTCAGGTGCGGCGCAATTGGCGCGAGGGCGTCTATGCCAAACAGCCGCAGCATACAGCGCAAGAACCCGCCAAAATAGTGTAA
- a CDS encoding acyl-CoA carboxylase subunit beta, translating into MTDQHKDKYDLLHEMRERSRQGGGAERIAAQRKKNKLTARDRLELLLDPGSFREMDAFVTQRTRDFGMERPENQIPGDSVVTGWGTVEGRLVYVYSQDFTVFGGSLSEVHAEKICKIMDMAMKNGAPVIGLNDSGGARIQEGVVSLGGYADIFLKNTLASGVVPQISAIMGPCAGGAVYSPALTDFIFMVENSSYMFVTGPDVVKTVTHEDVTFEELGGASVHSAVSGVCHVTAASEADCLFMIREVLGYIPQNNMEDAPYKTTGDDPLRADAALNSLVPDNPNKPYDIKEAIKMIVDEGHFFELHEHYAPNIVVGFARLGGRSVGIVANQPMVLAGVLDIDASEKAARFIRFCDCFNIPIITFEDVPGFMPGLKQEHGGIIRAGAKLLYAYCEATVPKLTVITRKAYGGAYDVMSSKHIRGDLNFAWPTAEIAVMGPDGAVSIIFRRELAEADDPVAKKAELVAMYREKFANPYVAASRGYIDDVIIPSETRSRLINGLNMLQNKRDENPAKKHGNIPL; encoded by the coding sequence ATGACCGACCAACATAAAGACAAATACGACCTTCTCCACGAGATGCGCGAACGCAGCCGGCAAGGTGGCGGGGCAGAGCGCATCGCCGCCCAACGCAAGAAAAACAAATTGACCGCCCGTGATCGCCTTGAGCTTCTGCTTGACCCCGGTAGCTTCCGCGAGATGGATGCCTTCGTCACCCAACGCACCCGCGATTTCGGGATGGAACGCCCCGAAAACCAAATTCCGGGCGATAGCGTCGTCACCGGATGGGGGACGGTTGAGGGGCGCTTGGTCTACGTCTATTCGCAAGATTTCACCGTTTTTGGCGGGTCGCTGTCGGAAGTCCATGCCGAAAAAATTTGTAAGATCATGGATATGGCGATGAAGAACGGCGCTCCGGTGATCGGCTTGAACGATTCCGGCGGGGCGCGGATTCAAGAGGGCGTTGTCAGCCTCGGCGGGTATGCCGATATTTTCCTCAAGAATACCCTTGCCAGCGGGGTTGTCCCCCAGATCAGCGCCATTATGGGACCCTGCGCGGGCGGCGCGGTTTATTCGCCGGCGCTGACCGACTTCATTTTCATGGTGGAGAACAGTTCCTACATGTTCGTCACGGGTCCCGATGTGGTCAAGACCGTCACCCACGAGGATGTAACCTTTGAGGAACTGGGCGGGGCGTCTGTTCACAGCGCGGTGAGCGGTGTTTGCCATGTGACAGCCGCATCCGAGGCAGACTGTCTCTTTATGATCCGCGAGGTGTTGGGCTACATCCCCCAAAACAACATGGAGGATGCCCCCTACAAAACGACGGGGGACGACCCCCTACGGGCAGATGCGGCGCTAAACAGCCTTGTTCCCGATAACCCCAACAAGCCCTACGACATCAAAGAGGCGATCAAGATGATCGTTGATGAGGGGCATTTCTTTGAACTGCACGAACACTACGCGCCGAATATCGTCGTCGGCTTTGCCCGTTTGGGCGGGCGCAGCGTGGGGATCGTCGCCAACCAGCCGATGGTCTTGGCGGGTGTCCTCGATATTGACGCCAGCGAGAAAGCGGCACGTTTCATTCGCTTTTGCGATTGCTTCAACATCCCGATCATTACCTTTGAGGATGTACCCGGGTTTATGCCCGGTCTCAAACAGGAACACGGCGGGATTATCCGCGCCGGCGCAAAACTGCTCTACGCCTATTGCGAGGCAACCGTTCCCAAACTGACGGTGATCACCCGCAAGGCATATGGCGGTGCCTATGACGTGATGAGCAGCAAGCACATTCGCGGCGATCTCAACTTTGCGTGGCCCACCGCCGAGATTGCCGTTATGGGACCGGACGGGGCGGTGAGCATCATCTTCCGCCGCGAACTTGCCGAGGCGGACGACCCCGTAGCGAAAAAGGCGGAATTGGTTGCCATGTACCGCGAGAAATTCGCCAACCCCTATGTGGCAGCCTCACGGGGGTACATCGATGATGTGATCATCCCTTCAGAGACGCGTTCGCGGCTGATCAATGGGCTGAACATGCTCCAAAACAAGCGCGACGAAAACCCCGCCAAAAAGCACGGGAACATCCCGCTGTAA
- the hisD gene encoding histidinol dehydrogenase, with amino-acid sequence MIQLRHLAALTPAEHAALMRRAEQDIASLLPAAQTVIDRVRTEGDAALVHYTRNFDAPAFDESRLKVQPEEFDRAFAEVAPDLIAAIRHAHANIQRFHAAAMPEKAWFIEITPGIKAGEKVTPVASTGLYVPRGKGSFPSVMLMLSIPALVAGVPRVVVVTPPNSEGRADAASLVAAKIAGISEVYAVGGMQAIAALAHGTETIPKVSKIIGPGSSYVSAAKRLLYGVVDVGLPAGPSEAVILCDASADPRLAALDLLVEAEHGPESAALLVTESRALAEEVARLLPDYIAELPAWRRNFVETVLGNYGGILITESVEASIQFVNDYAPEHLEILTRDPEATLEHIVNAGEILLGAYTPIPTSNYCLGLNAILPTGGFARSFSAVGIWDFLKRSGIGVMTREGYNTLRQTTTALADYEGFPAHALAIRKRDQILGLD; translated from the coding sequence ATGATCCAACTACGCCACCTTGCGGCGCTGACGCCTGCTGAGCATGCCGCGCTGATGCGCCGTGCCGAACAAGATATTGCCTCGCTGCTGCCCGCCGCCCAAACGGTTATTGACCGTGTGCGGACGGAAGGGGACGCCGCCCTTGTCCATTACACGCGCAATTTTGATGCGCCCGCCTTTGACGAATCGCGCTTGAAGGTGCAGCCAGAGGAATTTGATCGCGCCTTTGCCGAAGTCGCCCCCGACCTGATCGCGGCGATCCGCCATGCCCACGCGAACATCCAGCGCTTTCATGCCGCCGCCATGCCCGAAAAAGCGTGGTTCATCGAGATTACGCCGGGGATCAAGGCGGGCGAGAAAGTCACTCCCGTCGCCAGCACAGGCTTATACGTCCCACGTGGAAAGGGATCGTTCCCTTCGGTGATGCTCATGCTGAGCATTCCGGCGTTGGTGGCGGGCGTCCCCCGTGTCGTCGTTGTCACGCCGCCCAACAGCGAAGGGCGGGCGGATGCGGCGTCTCTTGTCGCCGCCAAGATCGCTGGCATCTCCGAGGTCTACGCCGTCGGGGGGATGCAAGCGATTGCCGCCCTTGCACATGGCACGGAAACAATCCCGAAGGTGAGCAAGATTATTGGACCCGGCAGCAGTTATGTATCCGCCGCGAAACGACTTCTCTATGGCGTGGTCGATGTGGGGCTGCCTGCCGGTCCAAGCGAGGCGGTCATCCTCTGTGACGCCAGCGCCGATCCGCGTCTTGCCGCCCTTGATCTGCTTGTTGAGGCGGAACACGGACCAGAATCAGCGGCACTGCTCGTCACCGAGAGCCGCGCTCTTGCTGAGGAGGTCGCCCGTCTGCTGCCGGACTATATCGCTGAACTTCCGGCGTGGCGGCGGAACTTTGTGGAAACTGTCTTGGGCAACTACGGCGGCATCCTAATTACCGAGAGCGTCGAAGCATCAATTCAGTTTGTCAACGACTACGCCCCAGAGCATTTGGAAATCCTCACCCGCGATCCAGAGGCGACACTTGAACACATCGTCAATGCCGGGGAAATTTTGCTAGGGGCGTATACCCCGATCCCCACCAGCAATTATTGTTTGGGGCTGAACGCCATCCTCCCGACGGGGGGGTTTGCCCGTTCGTTCTCAGCGGTGGGCATTTGGGATTTTCTGAAGCGGAGCGGGATTGGGGTCATGACGCGAGAGGGCTACAACACCCTGCGCCAGACAACAACGGCGCTGGCGGATTACGAGGGGTTTCCCGCCCATGCCCTCGCTATTCGCAAACGGGATCAGATTTTAGGGTTGGATTGA